One genomic region from Phragmites australis chromosome 1, lpPhrAust1.1, whole genome shotgun sequence encodes:
- the LOC133902960 gene encoding uncharacterized protein LOC133902960 has protein sequence MARRLLARHFLPHLRLHARCPVLPPPRAPAITRCGGLSSPPIRATQGTRYFADDRSHYDLFGKRRPGDEEFRKAWQEDVDEEDCLWTGSEDDDEEEENDTKLEREIKKVKRQAKENANLIDADDSDELRSICPESDEDDMTLWSGSEDDDDDDVPTEAHPSERSDSYIDKVFEFDETPKYHTISELLKAEKEPPELSPGKQARKLAVENALKKLKKGPDGRYINVFDVVTDIDILIGAFENIVSGPEYAELREGGPKKLNIQFFKDIQSRMRDPNFKFSPELKLKPKSKLVSRKKWQKAKARKRKNDRR, from the exons ATGgctcgccgcctcctcgcccgCCACTTCCTCccgcacctccgcctccacgcGCGGTGCCCCGTGCTTCCTCCCCCGCGAGCTCCGGCCATTACACGTTGCGGCGGCCTGTCATCGCCTCCGATTCGGGCGACTCAAG GGACAAGATACTTTGCTGACGATCGCTCACACTATGACCTGTTTGGTAAAAGAAGGCCAGGGGATGAAGAGTTCAGAAAAGCTTGGCAAGAGgatgttgatgaggaggacTGTCTGTGGACAGGTAGTGAggatgatgacgaggaggaagagaatGATACAAAATTGGAGAGGGAAATTAAGAAAGTGAAGAGGCAAGCCAAGGAAAATGCAAATCTCATTGATGCTGATGACAGTGACGAGTTAAGAAGTATATGCCCTgagagtgatgaagatgatatgacTCTCTGGAGTGGCAGTgaagatgacgatgatgatgatgttcctACAGAGGCACATCCCAGTGAACGCAGTGATTCGTATATTGATAAGGTGTTTGAATTTGATGAGACACCAAAATATCATACAATCTCAGAGCTGTTGAAAGCTGAGAAGGAACCACCAGAGCTATCTCCAGGAAAGCAAGCAAGAAAACTTGCTGTAGAAAATGCTCTTAAGAAGTTGAAAAAAGGACCTGATGGACGCTACATTAATGTATTTGATGTTGTCACTGATATAGATATCCTGATTGGTGCATTTGAGAACATTGTTTCAGGGCCAGAATATGCAGAGCTGCGGGAGGGTGGACCAAAAAAGCTCAATATACAGTTCTTTAAGGATATACAATCACGCATGAGGgacccaaatttcaaattttctccaGAGTTGAAGCTAAAGCCAAAGAGTAAGTTAGTGTCTAGGAAAAAATGGCAGAAAGCAAAagcgaggaagaggaaaaatgACAGACGTTGA
- the LOC133902873 gene encoding heavy metal-associated isoprenylated plant protein 37-like, whose translation MTKDEEFKLVKIQNHLLRVNIHCDGCKHKVKKLLQKIEGVYSVAIDVDNHKVSVTGDVDADTLIRKLTRGGKHAELWSQQQKGGGNQGHKGNNQQKQQQQQQQQQQQQKQGANPGKDGSNKNNGGQKDQGKQGGVGSLMQGLKAFKSQNNNKHQLPELSSEDDDMYDDDDDEFDDDYEEELRFLGDKMSQLGFHSNNHQNNHHQNQNKNGNNANVNNNHNNANGKKGNGGGSLPNHHQNQKNANVMNMAAANAKMGGGVQNQKNANVINMAPVNAKMGNGAINGMLGLSHGLGAGNAAPGFQGYTGFNHPSYAAAGYGGLQQQHLQQQQNNNLMSSMQGYHHHPVATAAMMNNLRGLNSNMMMMHQPQQQPQMMYHSSPQISPYTGYYNPYNYYYHPGSAGYPRASNGDVETMFSDENTKGCVVM comes from the exons ATGACTAAAGATGAGGAGTTCAAGCTGGTCAAGATCCAG AACCATCTGCTGAGGGTGAACATACACTGTGATGGGTGCAAGCACAAGGTGAAGAAGCTGCTTCAGAAGATTGAAG GCGTGTACTCGGTGGCCATAGATGTGGACAACCATAAAGTCTCGGTGACTGGCGATGTGGACGCTGATACCTTGATCAGGAAGCTCACCAGAGGAGGCAAGCATGCAGAGCTGTGGTCACAGCAGCAGAAGGGCGGCGGCAACCAGGGCCACAAGGGCAATAACCAgcaaaagcagcagcagcaacagcagcagcagcaacagcagcagaagCAAGGTGCCAATCCAGGCAAGGATGGCAGCAACAAGAACAACGGCGGCCAAAAGGACCAGGGCAAGCAAGGAGGAGTTGGAAGCCTCATGCAGGGCCTTAAGGCCTTCAAGAGCCAGAACAACAATAAGCACCAGCTCCCTGAGCTCAGCTCAGAAGATGATGATatgtatgatgacgatgacgacgagtTTGACGATGACTACGAGGAGGAGCTCCGCTTCCTTGGGGACAAGATGAGCCAGTTGGGATTCCACAGCAATAACCATCAGAATAACCACCACCAGAACCAGAACAAGAACGGCAACAATGCCAATGTCAACAATAACCACAACAACGCCAATGGCAAGAAAGGTAATGGTGGTGGCAGCTTACCCAATCACCACCAGAACCAGAAGAATGCGAATGTAATGAATATGGCTGCAGCAAATGCCAAGATGGGTGGTGGTGTCCAGAACCAGAAGAATGCGAATGTGATCAACATGGCACCAGTGAATGCCAAGATGGGCAATGGTGCCATCAATGGCATGTTGGGCCTGAGCCATGGCCTGGGAGCGGGCAATGCCGCTCCTGGCTTCCAAGGCTACACAGGCTTCAACCACCCATCGTACGCTGCCGCCGGCTATGGAGGGCTTCAACAACAGcatctccagcagcagcagaacaACAACCTCATGTCAAGCATGCAGGGGTACCATCATCACCCTGTGGCAACGGCGGCGATGATGAACAATTTGAGGGGGCTGAACAGcaacatgatgatgatgcatcagccccagcagcagccgcagaTGATGTACCACTCGTCTCCCCAGATCAGCCCTTACACTGGCTACTACAACCCTTACAATTATTACTACCATCCGGGCAGCGCTGGTTACCCTCGGGCGAGCAATGGGGATGTGGAGACCATGTTTAGTGATGAGAACACCAAGGGTTGTGTTGTCATGTAG